A region of Daphnia carinata strain CSIRO-1 chromosome 10, CSIRO_AGI_Dcar_HiC_V3, whole genome shotgun sequence DNA encodes the following proteins:
- the LOC130701041 gene encoding 3-hydroxyanthranilate 3,4-dioxygenase-like produces MAAECYNINEWIEENKDFFLPPVCNKLMHEQQLKVFFVGGPNQRKDFHLEEGEELFYMKKGAMELIIQEKGKFKTVPIQEGEIFLLPGKIPHSPQRKEDTIGLVIERERATHELDCLRYFVNDSTEGLFEKWFYCDDLGVQLVPVIKEFFASEQCRTGRPIPGTIPENPPYKPDSNREVENPFDLKGWLALHRAEIQKEGKKKLFDNINYQSDIVVYGKGIDDFQATTYETWLWQLEGESSVTVNGKEITLKTDDSLLVPSGEAFKLTRQLDTCLIMSVAMPTPKNNMEKLL; encoded by the exons ATGGCGGCCGAGTGTTATAACATTAATGAGTGGATTGAGGAAAATAAAGACTTTTTCTTGCCGCCTGTTTGCAACAAACTCAT GCATGAACAGCAATTGAAAGTTTTCTTCGTCGGAGGGCCCAACCAACGTAAAGATTTCCACCTGGAAGAAGGCGAGGAATTATTTTACATGAAAAAGGGAGCAATGGAGTTAATTatacaagaaaaagggaagtttAAAACAGTCCCCATTCAAGAGGGTGAG ATATTTCTATTGCCGGGAAAAATTCCACATTCACCTCAAAGGAAAGAGGATACCATTGGATTGGTcattgaaagagaaagagctACACATGAACTAGACTGCCTGAG ATATTTTGTGAACGACTCAACCGAAGggctttttgaaaaatggttCTATTGCGACGATCTAGGTGTTCAGCTAGTGCCCGTcatcaaagaattttttgcaTCGGAACAATGCCGAACGGGCCGTCCTATTCCGGGAACTATTCCGGAGAATCCGCCTTACAAACCAGATTCCAACCGAGAGGTGGAAAACCCTTTCGACTTGAAAGGCTGGCTTGCGTTACACCGAGCTGAAATCCAGaaagaaggcaaaaagaaGCTGTTTGACAACATTAATTATCAATCGGACATTGTTGTTTATGGCAAAGGAATCGATGACTTTCAAGCCACCACCTATGAAACATGGTTGTGGCAATtg GAAGGAGAATCATCTGTTACTGTAAATGGCAAAGAAATAACTCTCAAAACCGACGACAGCCTTCTCGTTCCGTCAGGAGAAGCGTTCAAGCTGACGCGCCAGTTGGATACCTGTTTGATCATGTCTGTTGCCATGCCAACGCCAAAGAATAATATGGAGAAGCTTCTttga
- the LOC130702141 gene encoding arrestin domain-containing protein 3-like yields MGFERFEIVLENRNGIFYPGQTIIGVVHVSNAKSETIRGIQVDCSGVAEVRIPGKDAKNTYNSTGCDFYCAREQYFDFKFSLVNPGQHAVELAAGHHQYPFTFVLPTQIPPSFEGPYGHIRYNIQAVAQRTWLKREYVCNSNLTVNAIVDLNTMPKTELPVKKIKSKTLGLLCCKSAPISAQAQIERAGYVPGETIILHAHTDNESGISMRGSKAQLVQITKFIAEGQTNCESKVLKAYIHESFIETDVMDNVKFVVPQVPPSTLPFCGIMDISYQVQYIVDPGTLSINVTINLDLVIGTIPLRSHTVPSTTTVSNNSVPILDHWTIPDVRGSEWVRPSAPPPSYEEIVQVGDAR; encoded by the exons ATGGGATTCGAACGTTTTGAGATCGTGTTGGAGAACCGTAATGGGATTTTTTACCCAGGTCAAACTATTATCGGTGTTGTCCACGTATCAAATGCCAAAAGTGAAACTATAAGAG GTATTCAAGTTGATTGCAGTGGAGTGGCAGAAGTTCGTATCCCAGGGAAAGATGCGAAAAACACTTACAATTCGACAGGATGTGACTTTTACTGCGCGAGAGAACAATATTTCGATTTCAAATTCTCACTAGTCAATCCAG GGCAGCATGCTGTCGAATTGGCGGCAGGTCACCATCAATATCCGTTCACCTTCGTTCTGCCAACGCAGATCCCTCCGTCGTTCGAAGGACCTTACGGCCATATTCGCTATAATATTCAAGCTGTCGCCCAGCGTACTTGGCTAAAGCGAGAATACGTTTGCAACAGCAATCTGACTGTCAATGCAATCGTCGATCTCAATACCATGCCCAAGACAGAG ctaccagtaaaaaaaatcaagtcaAAAACACTTGGTTTATTATGTTGCAAATCGGCCCCCATTTCTGCACAAGCGCAGATCGAACGCGCTGGCTACGTACCGGGAGAAACGATCATTTTGCACGCACATACCGATAACGAGAGTGGTATATCGATGCGAGGTTCTAAAGCTCAACTTGTTCAG ATTACCAAGTTTATCGCTGAAGGGCAAACGAACTGCGAATCTAAAGTCCTAAAAGCTTACATTCACGAAAGCtttattgaaactgatgttaTGGATAACGTAAAATTCGTTGTTCCTCAAGTACCACCTTCTACCCTGCCGTTTTGCGGAATCATGGATATATCATACCAAGTTCAA TATATAGTTGACCCTGGTACTTTGTCGATTAACGTGACCATCAACCTTGATCTGGTGATCGGTACGATCCCACTCCGTTCTCATACGGTCCCAAGCACAACCACAGTGTCAAATAACTCCGTACCTATTCTTGATCATTGGACGATCCCTGACGTCCGTGGAAGTGAATGGGTTCGCCCGTCTGCTC CTCCACCGAGTTACGAAGAAATTGTTCAAGTCGGAGACGCACGATAG
- the LOC130700949 gene encoding F-box and WD repeat domain-containing 11-B-like isoform X1 → MTKEIQIRYQSDIVSSLSRRLMNDVVEEIFNYLDYDSLKNSEAVSVQWRDNITYGKTWKKLLERNLRLSVEWRDMLEILALKWSLDSSVPKSYIRCRTLCQQVGNSVSKLRRNWLEGRHSKNEFTDFSQPEIESIFWIRGSLNFEMNKRWIGRGQRDGSIRFWNRWTLETSAIFQPLLLTNRLLGCNTVRCLQFNDDIVVASYFGGSICIWNVHTTELLQVLDEMDVANYESHYIPVNGLSLGGSPGNYWLLSCLSSPTEQDFITLRLIKSPSEEIPIVHRIVLDQKLRVLQLFVNDAYVLLLISDTEAKCDQIQIRSTASMEILKTIQIPYSEMGVFDYRKGLLLAGSRYEIQLWDTETTTCIRSVRSSSSIVFVKIISDKYWVSCNTSGKIEVWDLKYALNPTHPRSLLLYQLDATNVHCPLLCPVVRADEYQIALIPCRAKDYSELHIIDFLQLDEKAAIDRPVD, encoded by the exons ATGACGAAAGAGATTCAAATAAGGTATCAATCTGATATCGTAAGTTCCCTCTCAA GACGTCTGATGAACGATGTGGTTGAAGAAATTTTCAATTACTTGGACTATGATAGCCTGAAGAATTCGGAAGCAGTGTCAGTTCAGTGGCGTGACAATATAACATATggaaaaacatggaaaaagcTGTTAGAGAGAAAT CTAAGGTTGTCTGTGGAATGGAGAGACATGCTAGAAATTTTGGCTTTAAAATGGTCTCTGGATTCTAGTGTTCCAAAAAGTTATATTCGTTGCCGTACCCTATGCCAGCAGGTGGGAAACTCTGTGTCG AAACTACGGCGGAATTGGCTAGAAGGTCGGCACTCCAAGAATGAATTTACGGATTTTAGTCAACCTGAAATTGAAAGTATTTTTTGGATACGAGGAAGTctcaattttgaaatgaacAAAAGGTGGATTGGCAGAGGTCAACGCGATGGCAGCATAAGATTTTGGAATAGATGGACGTTGGAAACGAGCGCT atttttcaaCCGTTGCTGTTGACCAACCGTCTTCTTGGATGCAACACGGTCCGTTGCCTGCAGTTTAATGACGACATCGTCGTTGCTAGTTACTTTGGAGGTTCTATTTGCATATGGAATGTACATACCACAGAATTG CTTCAGGTACTTGACGAGATGGACGTTGCCAATTACGAATCTCACTACATTCCGGTGAATGGTCTCAGTCTTGGCGGTTCACCAGGAAATTATTGGCTGCTTTCTTGCTTGTCGTCG CCAACAGAACAAGACTTTATCACCCTTCGGCTGATCAAGTCTCCCTCCGAAGAGATACCCATAGTACACCGAATTGTACTCGACCAAAAACTTAGAGTCCTACAGCTTTTCGTAAACGATGCATATGTCTTGCTCCTCATAAGTGATACCGAGGCCAAGTGTGACCAAATACAAATACGGTCCACCGCTTCCATGGAGATCCTTAAAACCATCCAAATCCCATATTCGGAAATGGGCGTGTTCGACTATAGAAAGGGATTGCTATTGGCTGGCTCTCGTTACGAAATCCA GCTGTGGGACACGGAGACTACAACTTGCATAAGGAGCGTCCGAAGCAGCAGTTCCATTGTTTTCGTCAA AATCATATCGGATAAATATTGGGTCAGCTGTAATACGTCGGGTAAAATTGAGGTTTGGGATCTTAAATACGCCTTAAATCCCACACATCCACGCTCGCTGTTGCTGTACCAGTTGGATGCCACAAATGTGCATTGCCCTCTTCTTTGTCCAGTTGTTCGAGCAGACGAATATCAGATTGCATTAATTCCTTGTCGTGCCAAAGATTATTCAGAATTACATATCATCGATTTTCTTCAGTTGGATGAGAAGGCAGCCATTGACCGTCCTGTTGATTGA
- the LOC130700949 gene encoding F-box and WD repeat domain-containing 11-B-like isoform X2, which translates to MNDVVEEIFNYLDYDSLKNSEAVSVQWRDNITYGKTWKKLLERNLRLSVEWRDMLEILALKWSLDSSVPKSYIRCRTLCQQVGNSVSKLRRNWLEGRHSKNEFTDFSQPEIESIFWIRGSLNFEMNKRWIGRGQRDGSIRFWNRWTLETSAIFQPLLLTNRLLGCNTVRCLQFNDDIVVASYFGGSICIWNVHTTELLQVLDEMDVANYESHYIPVNGLSLGGSPGNYWLLSCLSSPTEQDFITLRLIKSPSEEIPIVHRIVLDQKLRVLQLFVNDAYVLLLISDTEAKCDQIQIRSTASMEILKTIQIPYSEMGVFDYRKGLLLAGSRYEIQLWDTETTTCIRSVRSSSSIVFVKIISDKYWVSCNTSGKIEVWDLKYALNPTHPRSLLLYQLDATNVHCPLLCPVVRADEYQIALIPCRAKDYSELHIIDFLQLDEKAAIDRPVD; encoded by the exons ATGAACGATGTGGTTGAAGAAATTTTCAATTACTTGGACTATGATAGCCTGAAGAATTCGGAAGCAGTGTCAGTTCAGTGGCGTGACAATATAACATATggaaaaacatggaaaaagcTGTTAGAGAGAAAT CTAAGGTTGTCTGTGGAATGGAGAGACATGCTAGAAATTTTGGCTTTAAAATGGTCTCTGGATTCTAGTGTTCCAAAAAGTTATATTCGTTGCCGTACCCTATGCCAGCAGGTGGGAAACTCTGTGTCG AAACTACGGCGGAATTGGCTAGAAGGTCGGCACTCCAAGAATGAATTTACGGATTTTAGTCAACCTGAAATTGAAAGTATTTTTTGGATACGAGGAAGTctcaattttgaaatgaacAAAAGGTGGATTGGCAGAGGTCAACGCGATGGCAGCATAAGATTTTGGAATAGATGGACGTTGGAAACGAGCGCT atttttcaaCCGTTGCTGTTGACCAACCGTCTTCTTGGATGCAACACGGTCCGTTGCCTGCAGTTTAATGACGACATCGTCGTTGCTAGTTACTTTGGAGGTTCTATTTGCATATGGAATGTACATACCACAGAATTG CTTCAGGTACTTGACGAGATGGACGTTGCCAATTACGAATCTCACTACATTCCGGTGAATGGTCTCAGTCTTGGCGGTTCACCAGGAAATTATTGGCTGCTTTCTTGCTTGTCGTCG CCAACAGAACAAGACTTTATCACCCTTCGGCTGATCAAGTCTCCCTCCGAAGAGATACCCATAGTACACCGAATTGTACTCGACCAAAAACTTAGAGTCCTACAGCTTTTCGTAAACGATGCATATGTCTTGCTCCTCATAAGTGATACCGAGGCCAAGTGTGACCAAATACAAATACGGTCCACCGCTTCCATGGAGATCCTTAAAACCATCCAAATCCCATATTCGGAAATGGGCGTGTTCGACTATAGAAAGGGATTGCTATTGGCTGGCTCTCGTTACGAAATCCA GCTGTGGGACACGGAGACTACAACTTGCATAAGGAGCGTCCGAAGCAGCAGTTCCATTGTTTTCGTCAA AATCATATCGGATAAATATTGGGTCAGCTGTAATACGTCGGGTAAAATTGAGGTTTGGGATCTTAAATACGCCTTAAATCCCACACATCCACGCTCGCTGTTGCTGTACCAGTTGGATGCCACAAATGTGCATTGCCCTCTTCTTTGTCCAGTTGTTCGAGCAGACGAATATCAGATTGCATTAATTCCTTGTCGTGCCAAAGATTATTCAGAATTACATATCATCGATTTTCTTCAGTTGGATGAGAAGGCAGCCATTGACCGTCCTGTTGATTGA
- the LOC130701066 gene encoding uncharacterized protein LOC130701066 has protein sequence MQAFTLSVFLALVFSASNVVGHGMMFDPPQRSSMWRFGFNTPVNTADDFLSCGYVQVQYDDVNQGRCGECGDIWSDPRPRNNDEGGLYGTGTIGRIYEQGSLIDVTINLNISHMGFFEFRLCPKTSSEELVTQECLNQNLLTLADGTTQFNVEQNSVAVVFTIQVQLPAQITCENCVLQWYYRGGSRIGDCGDGTTDYGCGDQETYVNCADIAIL, from the exons ATGCAAGCATTTACCTTGTCCGTCTTCCTGGCTTTGGTCTTTTCAGCATCTAACGTAGTCGGTCATGGAATGATGTTCGACCCACCTCAGCGATCGTCTATGTGGCGATTCGGTTTCAACACACCCGTCAACACAGCAGACGATTTTCTCAGCTGTGGATACGTGCAG GTGCAATACGATGATGTGAATCAAGGTCGGTGTGGTGAGTGTGGTGATATCTGGAGCGATCCTCGACCTCGCAACAATGACGAAGGAGGACTGTATGGCACAGGGACGATTGGTAGAATCTACGAACAAGGAAGT cTAATTGATGTTACAATCAACCTAAACATCAGTCATATGGGATTCTTTGAATTCCGTCTGTGTCCTAAGACCTCGTCCGAAGAGTTGGTCACCCAAGAATGTTTGAACCAAAACTTGTTGACATTAGCGGACGGAACGACTCAATTCAACGTTGAGCAAAATTCCGTGGCAGTGGTATTCACAATTCAGGTGCAATTACCTGCTCAAATCACTTGTGAAAACTGCGTTCTGCAGTGGTACTACAGGGGAG GTAGCCGAATCGGAGATTGTGGGGATGGTACAACAGATTACGGATGCGGCGATCAGGAAACATATGTGAATTGCGCGGATATTGCAATTCTATAA
- the LOC130701057 gene encoding uncharacterized protein LOC130701057 — protein sequence MEQSFFKLLALVVLVVVMAPTAIVGHGMMLNPPQRSSMFRFGFAVPPNYNDNGLNCGGFGVQYNSVNKGRCGECGDEWSLPRPRPNDEGGRYGTGIKGQTYRQGSVIDISVNVSANHKGYFEFRLCPKNSASELVTQECLNNNLLTFADGTTRYYLPSSTAQPFNPRVQLPVGLTCDNCVLQWWYRAGNSWGVCDNGVGALGCGDQETFVNCADIAILP from the exons ATGGAGCAGTCATTTTTTAAGTTGCTAGCTTTAGTGGTTTTGGTGGTAGTGATGGCACCAACCGCCATCGTCGGCCATGGTATGATGTTGAATCCACCTCAGCGATCATCGATGTTTCGATTCGGCTTTGCAGTGCCTCCAAATTACAACGACAACGGTCTTAACTGCGGCGGTTTTGGG GTCCAGTACAACTCAGTGAACAAGGGCCGGTGTGGAGAGTGTGGCGACGAATGGAGTTTACCAAGACCTAGGCCGAACGACGAAGGAGGCCGTTATGGCACCGGAATCAAAGGGCAAACCTATCGCCAAGGATca GTTATTGATATCTCCGTTAATGTATCAGCCAATCACAAAGGCTATTTTGAGTTCCGGCTGTGTCCGAAGAATTCCGCCAGTGAACTAGTAACACAGGAGTGTTTGAACAACAACTTATTGACATTTGCAGATGGCACAACGAGGTATTACCTCCCATCGTCAACAGCCCAACCGTTTAATCCGCGAGTTCAATTGCCGGTTGGTTTAACTTGCGATAATTGCGTACTCCAATGGTGGTATAGAGCAG GCAACTCGTGGGGCGTCTGCGACAACGGCGTTGGCGCTTTAGGTTGCGGAGATCAAGAGACCTTCGTTAATTGTGCCGATATAGCCATCCTTCCATAA